One part of the Vicia villosa cultivar HV-30 ecotype Madison, WI linkage group LG6, Vvil1.0, whole genome shotgun sequence genome encodes these proteins:
- the LOC131614882 gene encoding uncharacterized protein LOC131614882, whose product MASWRKYQHRRYSSYNDNRFSSVPLWDKRYTESHAKVMKWDDYAVKQAVYDAKFRYCAEINGYRWDIPLPDPDMYIDDVDWDASVDPELCMDLEREEEARRKMIEKCVILESSLLLNQSLSALGLKPTGWEVDDEQVTKPPEPSYGADEINEANSWEENDSQRLIPEVHYNRRRKNNMAWSKNHAYQHGNNDYKMNRGKRNGGRGRGRGRRGNNT is encoded by the exons ATGGCTAGCTGGAGAAAGTACCAACACCGGAGATACTCATCTTATAACG ATAACAGGTTTTCAAGCGTGCCGTTATGGGATAAGAGGTATACGGAATCACATGCCAAAGTGATGAAGTGGGACGACTATGCTGTCAAACAGGCTGTTTACGACGCTAAATTCAGGTATTGCGCTGAGATCAACGGCTATCGCTGGGACATTCCGTTGCCTGATCCGGACATGTACATCGACGATGTAGATTGGGATGCAAGTGTTGATCCTGAACTCTGTATGGATTTGGAGAGAGAAGAAGAGGCCAGAAGAAAGATGATAGAAAAGTGCGTGATTCTGGAAAGTTCACTCTTATTAAATCAGTCATTATCAGCTCTTGGTCTAAAACCTACCGGATGGGAGGTTGACGACGAACAAGTAACAAAGCCTCCGGAACCAAGTTATGGTGCTGATGAAATTAATGAAGCAAACTCTTGGGAAGAGAATGATTCTCAGAGGTTGATTCCAGAGGTGCATTATAACAGAAGGAGAAAGAATAACATGGCATGGTCTAAGAACCATGCATATCAGCATGGTAATAATGATTATAAGATGAATCGAGGAAAAAGAAatggaggaagaggaagaggaaggggAAGGAGGGGAAACAATACTTAG